A segment of the Anopheles cruzii chromosome 2, idAnoCruzAS_RS32_06, whole genome shotgun sequence genome:
TACGGTCGTCGGCAGCAGCGCAAACATTGTAAGTAGAAATGACTTCgaacgtgtgtgcgtgtgtgtggttttttgaCGGTCCAACGTAGCACCTCTGCGAGAGGGAAGCCACGGAGGTGACGAGCGGCGTGGCAGAGTCAATATCTCTCGCACGATTGAATTTGAGGACTGAGAAGAAACAGCCCGACcgaatgagagagaaagagagtgcgTCGCCTTCCAGTGCTAATGACAGTGCTGCCAGCAGAGCACCAAACTGGACATTCAATGAGAATGAGAGAAATCCTATTTTGAACGGAATTCTTATTTATTTCGGCGAGCGCGCGAATTGTCAATCGCGTCACTTTAGGGGCTTTGTTTTCGGATGCAAAACACAACTCAAATGGTGTTTGAACGttgctttttaaaataatgaaacgtCTGTTGACGAATTCGGTGGAAATTAAGTAAAGAATCTCGTTCCACTTGTGGGGGGTGCTATTTATATATATCCAAgatgcacacacacgtccATACGACAGGCAGGCAACGCGCGTTGGCGGTGATGTGTGCGGCCACGCGGAGTAGCGAGTCGGGTGGAACAAGGAGGGCGCATGGTGGGTAGCGCGGTGTCGTGTTCGTAGTTCGTAGAGAGTCGCTCCGCGCGCGCTATCTCCAACTCAGCAATCCACGGCGCGGACTCTTTCACCGTTTCGCGCCAACGACGATGGACGAATGGTGGCGCCACAAATAAAGGCGATAGGAATAAAATTGAGAGCAAAATAACGCACGCAACTCCCCaattggcggtggtggtggtcatcaCTTTCGGCGAGAAacggcgagcgcgcgcgagaatgaccgcacaaaacacaaaacagttGAACCCAAACTCCGTCGATTTGTCGGAGATAGAATTCTCTCGCTCAACATGATTATATTCCTCCGTGTTGGCCATGTTCAGCGGTTGctctgttttgattttttacaCACATGGAAATCGCGCACCGTGAGAGGTCATCACCGAGACGCCAACGGAGCAAAAGGATGCACTGAGATGTTTTGTGAATGGTggtgcattttttttgctctgtACTGTTGTGCTATCTTTTGGCAGTTCTGGAATGTTTCCCTGGACGACCCAGTTGGCTGGTTGGGAGGACAACAGTGGGTTGCACTTCTGAAGCATGCGCAGTGGACGTAGAACGGGTGGTACGGGAAAGCCAGCCTTTGCACAACGTAGAACCCACACATAGCAGGCGGCACGTCAATGCCGACTGATAAGCGCAATGACGAGAAGTATAAGATAGAGAAAAGAGTGTAAGAAGAAGGCATGAAAGGACGCCAGAGAGTGGCGCCCCGAACCACCGGTAGCTCAAAGCATACTTTGTGTAATCAATAAAGTTGTTAACactgctctctctttctctctcttccacTCTCACGATCTTGCTCTCCGGATTTGGATCATTCGCACGATCCACAACGCGCTCTGTTGTGATGAATAACGCGAACGACACCGACTCATCAACCTCATCAACGATTATCTCTTCGATTGCACGCTTTTCTCCCGCGCTCTGTTATGGTTCTGAACCTTCGGCTCATTGTGCTCCCGCTCGGGGTGGCACCTGCggcatcaaaacaaaacaacgcacacacacacacacatacacagaacACACCGTGCAAGCATCCGGTCGTGATGCTGGCCGGCGTGAATGCGAACGATCTCGAGGCGCTGCTCGAGTTCGTGTACCGCGGTGAGGTGAGCGTGGACCATTCGCAGCTCCCGTCGCTGCTGCAGGCGGCCCACTGTCTCAACATCCAGGGACTGGCCCCGCAGACGGTTTCGCACAAGGACGACAACACGACGTACACCACATCGATCCAGCTCCACCCGACGCTCGTACCCCAGAACCACGTCAAGGCCGTGATCGACGTGGGCAACAATGTTTGCGTGAGTAAATAAAAGACTTCCACCGGAGTTTCGAACTCTGGCCATCGAAATTGGCCAGACCCCGCGCACCGAGTGGCTGTGATCATGGTGGCCACTCTTCGCTTTCTCCCATTGCAGACGGAAGATCTGATTACGACCCTCGCACCGACACAAACCGTACAGGCACAGGTTATCGAGACGATCACCCCGGACCAGATGTCGGACGAAGTGACCAAGGACGTGATTAGCCAATTTTTGCCCACCCGTAAGCGCAAGCAGCGCACCAAGAAGAGCGTCGGCCAgggtgccgccggtgcggcCGCTGGCAACGCCGGAGGAGCCCAGAACGCGAAGGTCATGAAAACGGATGAGGACGGCACAATTCAGACGATCATTGTTAACAGCGCCGAGGAAGGtgtgaccgccgccgcggccgccgctgccgtggTGAAGGACatcaaaaaggaaacgaaccCGGACGGAACACCCGTGGACACGAAGGAAGGCATAATCAGTGAGTTACGAGTGTTGTTGTGCTCGGACCGGTGTTCCTCAAATCGCTCATCGGATTACTTTTGTACCCCTCCGCCCGCCAACAGAGATCAAGAGCAAGTCACAATCGGAACAGCCGGCCACGTGCCCCATCTGCCAGGCGGTCATCAGACAGTCACGCAACCTGCGCCGTCATCTCGAGCTGCGACACTTCAAAAAACCGGGCGTCAAAAAGGAGCGTGTTCGCAAGAACAAGAAAGGTATGGGCATCGCGGCACTGCCCCGTCACGACTCTGGGCAATGATGACCTTCTCCATGTTGTTTTGTCTCCTCTCAGGACAAGGCGCAAATGCAAACCAGTCAAACGgagcaaacggaacgaacgctGGCAATAACGGAACGGTAACGGTGGTAACGACCGGTGGTGACCCCACAGGACAGCaggcacagcagcaacagcagcagcagcaagcccAGCAGCAGGCACAACAGGGACAGACCACGATCGACACGAACGGCACGATATCGGTTACCGTTTCCCAGGCACAGGCTCAACAGCTCGAACAGGCGGCGGCTAGCGGACAGCAACACGTCGTCACGCAGCACGAACACGCCGACGGTACGACTTCGCTCTCGATCGCGCAGGTACAAACGCTGGACGGCCATCAGCTCGCCATCGGAAATCTCAATCAGGTAATCAGCGAGAAAAGTGGGGAAAAGACCACAGGATTCATTACACAATTTTGGGACCCCTTTCCTTCGACACACAGGCCACATTGATCCGCACCGGTGAATCGATCGAGGCGGGCATCATCGGAACGCACGAACCAACTCTGCGCCCGCACACGGAACTGTTCCGCGTCGGCAACACCGTGTACACGATAGAGGAACGTCGCACGGACACATCGAATCGCCTGACTTAGAACGATGCGGACGTCGACAACGGGGTGGTGGGGGAAGGCGACGTTTATGAGATAGTTGAGGGTGTCGATTACGATTGCATCATCGACAGCGGTGTCGACGTCGAAATAGAGGAGGAACCGGTGGTTGGTGAGGACGGCGAGTTGGTGAGCGGCGGCGAGGTGGTGCACGAACAGCAGCCGCCGGACGGTGGTATCGAGGTGATCGAGGAGATGGATGAAGATGGTGGTGGACCGGCGAATGGTGGCATCATTGTGACCGGAGGTGAACaggaggacgatggagacgaGCAGATTGTCCTGGACGCCGTCGCGGCTGCAGCGGTCGCCGCAGGCGAACTAGTGGATTGCACGGGAAGGGTCGTAATCACTGATGGTGGCGATCCTTCGGAAGGTGTGATCATCGATACGGCCACGGATGAGGACGAGGAATTGCttttgcaccaccatcaccaccatcatcatcagcacccgCAGCATCATGAGGAGATATTGCATCGATCGTGTTGGAACGATCGTGAGGAGGAGCTGGCGGAAGAAGAGATCGTGCAGCACGGGTTCGACgaggatgaggatgatgatgatgatggtgggtcGACGGTCGTTACCGTCACAACGGCCAGCGGCAGTCGACGGGGAATAGGTGGTCATGGGGGCCGCAGCATCAGCTTCGTCACCACTTCCGACGTGCTACCCACGATCGGCAGCAGTGGAGATGGTGATCTCGAAGGAGTGGAGGTAATTGGTGGTGACGATGAAGAAGTAGTAGGCCAAGGAGGACACACCCTAGTTGGTGGCGGAAGCGGGTTGCGGCTCACAACTTCCGGTGTGAGTTTGGAGCTTTCTAGCGAAAGctctccggcagcagcagcggccgcgcCGGACACCACCACGACGTCATCGGGAAGAGGAGAAGGCGCGGATGACGACGAAACGGAAGCTGAGGCAACCGGTGgcaatgacgatgatgatgacgacggtggtggtgggaacggcggcggcggtggcggtggcggaggaaaCAGTACCGATCACGCCGGGTTACCGTCGTCCTATaagcattttttcattttgtagaCAAATgaacgtgttttgtttacgGTTTGCCATCAACTCATGGCCTCGCGCAGAAGCGCGCGACGAGGATTTGTTGTTAAGCCGAAAACGCGCTTAACGCGTACTGTGTAAAAgaattgctttcttttcgatgTGGTTAAGAGTAAGGTGTTGATAGATTGTACTCTTCTTTTCACGCGCGCAAACACCTCACCTTTTAGAGGTGCTGCGGCACACGAAATCACTCTACGCAGGATTATTTAAGTTAGGAATATGTTTTATTAGTTGCGCAAtaagcgtgcgtgtgtggatTTGAATTATAAATTCCAAACTACTACCACCCCATCGCGACAAAACAATATCACTCACTGACTGGAGTGACACGttcgtgacgatgatgatcggtgCAAACGCtgatgagtgtgtgtggagcTGCCGATCACCGTATCAATAATGGTGGATCTTCTCTTCCCACCGGCACaatgaagttttatttttaattgttgACCTTCTTTCGgattttaaattatgtttgttgcgtttgtaaatatatatataaccGGGTGCGAGGATGATGCTTTCGCGTCCACACACAACAAAGGCTGAATGAATGGAAGGCGGTTAACGTATAAAAGTGCCGGGAACGCAAAGAACTTGAAATGAGTGAACAGAGGAAAATAAGAGAAAAGTGCAACCGGTTTTGGCATGGTAATGTTTTTAACCGATTCGTTCTAGTTTTTCTACACATCCAGTTACTTCATTGAGTAGGCGAAGGAGagaaaattttgtttgctgGGCGTTCAAACGCGATTGGTGCGTGGCATGCTTCGATGCTGAATGAGTAGTAGAATGGTGGCGAGGAAGGTTGATTTGTGTTATGCACACTGCACAC
Coding sequences within it:
- the LOC128278498 gene encoding AT-rich interactive domain-containing protein 1B-like, which translates into the protein MRTSTTGCGVDVEIEEEPVVGEDGELVSGGEVVHEQQPPDGGIEVIEEMDEDGGGPANGGIIVTGGEQEDDGDEQIVLDAVAAAAVAAGELVDCTGRVVITDGGDPSEGVIIDTATDEDEELLLHHHHHHHHQHPQHHEEILHRSCWNDREEELAEEEIVQHGFDEDEDDDDDGGSTVVTVTTASGSRRGIGGHGGRSISFVTTSDVLPTIGSSGDGDLEGVEVIGGDDEEVVGQGGHTLVGGGSGLRLTTSGVSLELSSESSPAAAAAAPDTTTTSSGRGEGADDDETEAEATGGNDDDDDDGGGGNGGGGGGGGGNSTDHAGLPSSYKHFFIL
- the LOC128278153 gene encoding transcription factor GAGA — protein: MSLPINSLYSLTWGDYGTSLVSAVQLLRCHGDLVDVTLAAGGRSFPAHKIVLCAASPFLLDLLKNTPCKHPVVMLAGVNANDLEALLEFVYRGEVSVDHSQLPSLLQAAHCLNIQGLAPQTVSHKDDNTTYTTSIQLHPTLVPQNHVKAVIDVGNNVCTEDLITTLAPTQTVQAQVIETITPDQMSDEVTKDVISQFLPTRKRKQRTKKSVGQGAAGAAAGNAGGAQNAKVMKTDEDGTIQTIIVNSAEEGVTAAAAAAAVVKDIKKETNPDGTPVDTKEGIIKIKSKSQSEQPATCPICQAVIRQSRNLRRHLELRHFKKPGVKKERVRKNKKGQGANANQSNGANGTNAGNNGTVTVVTTGGDPTGQQAQQQQQQQQAQQQAQQGQTTIDTNGTISVTVSQAQAQQLEQAAASGQQHVVTQHEHADGTTSLSIAQVQTLDGHQLAIGNLNQATLIRTGESIEAGIIGTHEPTLRPHTELFRVGNTVYTIEERRTDTSNRLT